The region CCTATATATTTTTCTTTTATCTTTTTCTTCAACTATTAGGGCTTTCACTTCATCCTCTACAACAGAAAGATTCTTTTGATTGAAAATTGCCTCTTGCATCCTTTTTTTATAGGCTTCTCTATCTGCTATTGCTCTTAGGGAATGCATTGCTGGCCCTTTTTTTGTGTTTAGGGTTCTAAATTGAGTTCCCGTATCATCTATGGCAAGTCCCATTTCACCCCCTAATGCATCAAGTTCTTTAACAAGTTGTGCTTTTCCAACTCCGCCAATTGAAGGATTACATGACATCTGTGCTATCTTGTCTTTTCTTAAAGTAATAAGGAGAGTCTTTGCTCCTATTCTTGAGGCAGCAAGAGCTGCCTCACACCCTGCATGCCCCCCACCTATAACTATCACATCAAAAAATTTACTCATCTTTTAACTTTTGAAAACCTATTAATTATAGCCTATTCCTGCTTTTTCACCTCCTCTAATAAAAACCAATTTTTATCTTTTTTTAATGAAACTTCTACAAAATGTGTAGAAAGGGTATAAAGGGTATAGTTATCGCCTTCCTTCTTTACTAAATATCTATCGTTGTCTATTTTTTCTATAACTTTAAAACCCTGCTTTCCACCATTTCTAAGAGTAACAAGGATAGATAGAAACGGTTCTTTGCCTCCATACTCTTCTATATTTAAAGTGTCAATATAACCAAGTGAAAATACTGAGCTTAGCATTCTTACATAGTTTTGAATTTTTGACTGATCTGCGTTTAAATCAGGTGAATCTATTATCCATTTTTCACCCTCTTTATATAGCATAAATCGCTGCTCTTTATCACTGTACTCAACTCTCTGAGCATCCTCATATTTAAACTCAGTAATTTTTCTATTTCTCCAACTTGATGGATGTAAGCTATATATATGCGATTGAATCGGCTTTTCAACAAGTAAGACCTCCTTTTTTCCTGGAAATCTTACAAAATTTGTTGAAAAATCAGCCCCATGTTTTCCAACTATAATTTCAAAAATCTTTCTATTATCTTTGTCAAAAAGTGAAAGAAAAATCCCATTTTTATCATCAACATTATAATAGGGATATTCGGATTCACTTTTTCCATAAACTTTACCCTTAAGTGAACTTAAATTCTCAATTAAACGTACGATCATTTCCTTATCAGCTGTTCTTGGGTGATTCTCCTCCATTACCACCCAGGTTCCATCTAATTTCTTTAGTTCAAGCTTTTCTTCTCCTCTTTTAAAAGTAATTTTTGCTATGTTTTCTTCTTTAAACACACCTGAAACCTCGATCTCTTTTGGTAACCTACCCCTTTTAAAAGCTGGACTTTCTGTAATTACTGTCAATATAAGCAGAATTATGAAGGTAACACCAAGGAATTTAAGATGTTTTTCTATCATTTTTTTCCTCCTTTGTTTCAACTTTTTCCTCCATGTATTTTCTCTTTTTCATCCTTCTAATAGAAAACCTTATCATTCCGAAGACAATAACGAGTATCGGTATTCCAAAGGTCATTCCGTTTTGAAGCAGGAATTTTTGGAAAGCGTTTAAGGGAGCTATTGGTCTTTCCTTTATTTCTCTTGCCTTTATCTGAGTTAGGTCTTTACCGAGTGTTAAGGTGTTTACCATATTCATAAAAAAGAGTCCATTGTCTCTATACATTGTGACAAAGTTATCTTCAAGAAACATGGAGTTTCCTACAAAGATTATAGTGTTTTCATCTTTTGCTTCCTTTAAAAAGCCAGCTGTATCACTTGGAGTTAAATCTGTCCAATTTTTAAAAAGATTAGTGTCAGAGCCAAAAACTGACTTAAATTTAGCTCTTACTAAGAGAGCAAAAAGGTGTCTTTTTGTCTCACCTGGAAGAGGTGGGGGCTCTTGAATGAAGGGATGAATGGAAAAGTTACCATCTTTCCTGTATGCTCTATCAGTACTTGTTATTATTTGGTTGTGTATTTAAATTTCTTATCTTTATTTTCTAATGTATCTATTGCAGAAGGCCAAAACAGTACAAGTTGTGTGAGGTCGCGAGCAAAGTGATGTTTAACGCCCTTTGGCATGATCTTTACAAAGTAGTGATAGGGCACATAGACAATTCTCTGTCCTGTCATAATAGGAATAAAGGGTATAGTTGGATCTTTAACAATATTTGGTTTAAGGTAAATACCGTAGTTTTTTAGAAATTCAAGATCCTTTTCAAAAAGAGGTTTAGCTATAAATTTTTCATAGTCTATTTCAACTGGTTGCAAAAAGAAAATAACTTTTCCGCCCCTTATTATAAATTGGTCTAAGTTATAAAGTTCCTTTGGAGTAAGTTTTTTATTTCCAAAGACTAAAAGAACACTTACATCATCGGGAATTTTGCCTATAAGCGACAAAATTCTAATATTAAAGATTTTTTCAAGCTCTCTTCTGACTAATGAATAATTTTCCTGTTTCTGACCAAGAAATAAAAGTCCAACAGTTTTTATATTTTCAGCCTCTATTAATTTAAGAATTTTTGAAGTAAGATCGTACTCAAGGTTCTCTGTTTCGGTAATAACAGGTATAATTTCTTTCTTGTCCCTATAAAATATAGCAAGTCCAAAGTTACCGTTAACAACCTTAACCTGATCCTTTTCAACTACATTGAAAGTTATTTCTGGTATACCAATTCTTCTTACCTTTAATTCTATATCCTTGTTTTTATCAGGATAATAAACAGCATACTTTAAAAGTCCTCTTGAGTAGTTTCTATACTCTTCAAGTAAATCAAAAAGATCCTGTTTATGTGGATTCATTTCAGCAGGAAGTTTACTTGACATATAAACTTCTATATTCAGGTAGTCCTTAAGACTTCTTAAAACTTCTTTGGAAACGGGATGGAGAGTATATATCTTTTTCTGTGAGAGATCGATTCTATAAACAAAGTTTTTTAAAAATATGTTTAAAAGAAAAATATTAAGGAGTGCTAAGACTCCACAGGCCAAATATAATTTATTTTTTTTCATCTTGCTACCTCCAGATGTAAATAGTTAGCGTATAAAAAAAATACTATAAAAGAAAGATAATAGATGACATCTCTAAGATCAATTACACCTCTTGCGATACTTTCAAAGTGGGTTTTAATAGAAAGGGTTGAAAAAAGCTCTGCCCAAAAGCCCGTAAGAAAAGATATGATAATTTCTTCGCCAATTATATATAAAAGAAAAGAGAGTGAAGCAGCTAAAATAAAGGCTACAATTTGGTTCCTCGTGAATCCAGAAAGAAACATCCCAAGTGAAATCAAAGTTGACCCTAAAAGAAAAGAACCGATGTATCCTGAAATAACGCTACCCCAGTCTAAATTACCTAAAAAGGAAAGAACAATGGGTAGTGGGAGTGTTAAAAGTAAAGATATTCCGAAAAAAGAGACTGCTGCAAGAAACTTTCCAAGTATTATTTCTTCAGTTCTTAGAGGCAAAGAAAAGAGGATCTCAAGAGTTCCAAGTTTTTTTTCTTCGGCCCAAAGTCTCATAGTTATAGCAGGAATAAAAATTATAAAAAGAACAGGGAACATTGAAAACATTGGTCTTAAATCTGCTTCAGGCATCAGGAAGAAACCTCTAAAAAATAGCCAAAAATTAAGACCGATGAATACGACAAGCCAAAGATACCCTATAGTTGAATTAAAATATGTAAGGAATTCTTTTACAAATATTGCTTTAATCCCTCTCACTTTTTTCCTCCTTAGTTAATTCAACAAAAATTTCTTCAAGTCCAAGAGATTTTGAATAGAGCTCTAAAATTAAGAATCTGTTTTCGTAAGCAAATTTGGCAAATTTTTCTTTAGCATCACCATCATCCTTTGGAATAAATTTACCGTGAATACCATCCTCTTTCCTTTCAATTTCATAGGAAGCAATAAAATCTAACTTACTAATTTTTTCTCTTATTTCTCTTTCGTCTCCCTTTAAAACAAAATTTATTTCTTTGGATTTAAATTTTCTTGAGAGCTCATAGGGTTTTCCTTCAGCTCTTATTATTCCCTTGTGAATTATAATAACTCTTGAAGCGAGCATCTCTACTTCTGGAAGAATGTGGGTTGAAAGGAGAATCGTTTTTTCTTTAGATAGCTCCTTAATTAAATTTCTTATCTCAATGATTTGTACTGGATCGAGCCCTGTGGTAGGTTCATCCATTATCAGGGCATCTGGGTCATGTAACAGGGCTTGTGCTATGCCTACTCTTTGTCTATAACCTTTAGATAGTTCTCCTATGGGCTTTTCCCATACTTCTTTTATCTGGGTTTTTTCCATTACCTCTTCAAGTCTTTTCTTTTTGTCTTTTATGCCTCTTGCGTCTGCGCAAAAGCTTAGGTACTCTCTTGGAGTTAGATCGGTGTAAAGGGGGTTATCTTCTGGGAGGTATCCTAGTTTTCTTTTGCAGTATAGGGGGTCTTCGTGTAACTTTTTTCCGTCGATGATTACTTCTCCCTTTGTTGGGTATAGGTAGCCTGTTATTATTCTTAGGGTTGTTGTTTTACCTGCTCCGTTTGGCCCTAAAAATCCCAGGATTTCGCCTTTTTCTACGTTGAAGGATATTCCTTGGATAGCAGGTTCATCGCCGTAGTATTTATAAAGGTTAATGACTTCGATCATTTAGTTTTAGTTTGGCGGAGGGTGTGGGACTCGAACCCACAATCCCGATTTAGTCGGGATATCGGATTTCAAATCCGACGCCTTGCCAGTTCGGCCAACCCTCCTTAAAGGAGAAGTCTCTGATTATTTATATTATAACTATTTTAGGGTGACTATTCAAGGGAGTAGGGTGTCTTATAAAGGGTTGGGACCGGTTATTGGGGAGTGCCGGGGGCGGGACTTGAACCCGCACGAGATTACTCTCACCTGGCCCTCAACCAAGCGCGTCTGCCAATTCCGCCACCCCGGCGCTATTAATAAATAATAATTAATTTCTTGAGGAATTTTCAACCTTCTTTTTCTTAAGATTTTATATGTACTTCTCTGAAAAACAATCAAGAGGAACTGAATTTAAAATAAAAATACAAAAGGTACTCTTTAGAAAAAAAACTAAATATCAACTTGTAGAAATCTTCGAGAGTTTAGATTGGGGTAAAGTTCTTGCTATTGATTCACTTTTTATGGTAACTGAAAAGGATGAGTTCTTTTACCATGAATCTTTAGTTCATCCCTTGCTTTCAACTATAAAAGAGCCCTCAGAAGTTTTAATAATAGGGGGTGGGGATGGAGGAGCTTTAAAAGAAGTGCTTAAACATCCGGTAAAAAAGATTATTCAGGTTGAAATCGATGAGGAGGTCTTTAAAGCTTGCAGAGACTTTTTTCCATGGGCTAAAAAGGCTTATAAAGATAAAAGAGTCAATTTAATCTTTGAGGATGCAAGGGATTTTGTTAAAAAAACAAAGAAAAAATTTGATGTCATAATTCTTGACACCTCTGACCCAGTAGGACCTGCAAAAGTTTTTTATACCGAAGAATTCTACGATAATTTGAAAAAAATCTTAAAAAGAAATGGTGGAATTTCTCTTCAAGCTGAATCTCCTATATTTCATTTAAAAATTATAAAAAGACTATATAACATACTGAAAAAGAAGTTTAAGAGCGTTTTTCCCTATCTCTCACCGATGCCTACTTATCCAGGGGGTCTTTGGCTTTATTTTCTTGTTTTTAAAACAAAAAGGAGCAATCTAAAACCAATAAGAATACCAAAAGAAACTAAATATTATAATAGAGATATCCATGAGGGTTGCTTTAAAATACCAGAATTTTTAAAAAAACACCTTAAAATTTTATAATTAAATAAGGAGGTAAGCTATGAAATTCTTTCTCTATTTTTTTATTTTTGTAAAATTTGTGGAAGTTGAGGTTTTTGAGGTAATTCCACAGGGAGGAGGTGGCTATACCCTGGTTTTAAGGAAAGTAAACTCTGAATCCTTACTTTTCATATCAATAGGAGAAAATGAAGGCCTATCTATAATAAGGGCATTAAATAAGGTTAACCTAAAAAGACCCCTTACCTATGATTTAATGAAAAATATAATTTATAAACTTGGTGCCAAGGTAGAAAAGGTTACTATAGATAAATTTGAAAAAGATACTTATTTTGCAAGTATTCATCTAAGACAGGGAAATAGAAAGATAGTCGTTGATGCAAGACCATCTGACGCAATAAACCTTGCTATCAGAGAAAAAGTAAAAATATACGTTAATGAAAAAGTTTTTGAAAAAATGAAAATTGATTTAGAAAAGAAAGAAGAAAAGGAAGGAATAAGACTTTAAAAGTAAAATTTATCCGCTTTCATAGTAAAAACCAATAGATGAAGTTAAAAGAAGTTGTAATACTTTCTAAAAGATTAAGCGAAATTTCTAGTATAAAAGAAAAGATTAACTTACTTTTAGATTTTTTCAGTAAATTAAAGAAAGAAGAATTTAAGATAGCAATATCACTTTTGATAGGGAAGGCTCCCTATGGAAAACTACAGCTCGGTTTAAAAAGTCTCAGCAATTTTTTTTCTCTAAAAGAGGGAGAAGATAGTGTTGAACTTTTGGAAATAGATAATATTTTAAAAGAGTTAAGTAAAATAAAGGGAGCTGGATCTCAGAGAAGAAAATTAAATATAGTTTACAATCTCTTTAGAAAACTCAGTCAAATTGAGAGAGAGTTCTTTTTGCTCTTTATAATTGGAGAGGTAAGACAGGGTGTTTCAAAGGGGATACTAAAGAAAGCAATCTCAAAATTTTTAAATATAAAAGAAGAAGAAATCGACGAAATTTCACTAAGAAGAGGAGATTTTCTAGATATGGTAGATAATTTATTAAGCTTAGAGTTTGAGACCCTAAAAGAGTTTTCTTTTCAAGTATTTAAACCCTTTTTATCTATGTTAGGTGTAATCATACATACACTGGAGGATCTTCCAAAGGGAAGTTATGCAGTGGAATACAAGGTTGACGGAATAAGAATTCAGGTTCACAAAAAGGGTAACGATGTTAGGATTTTTTCAAGGAATCTTAGAGATATAACTACGAATCTTTTAGAAATAAAGGAGATTATTAAAAATTGGAATGGTGATTTTGTTTTAGATGGCGAAGCCGTTGTTTTTGATAGGGAAAACAGAATAATTCCCTTTCAGGACATAATAAGTATAGTAGCAAGAAAAAAGAGGGAAAAGGTCTCATCAATAAAACCCATCTTTTTTGATATTGTCTATAAAGATGGTGAACAGCTTTTTAAGTATAAAAATTCCGAAAGATGGAAAATATTAAAAGAAACAGTGCCAGAAGATTTTTTGATCAAAAGAATTGAAACTGATAAAAAAGAAGAGATTGAGAGATTCTTTCATCAAAGTATAGAAGAAGGCAATGAGGGTATAATGATAAAAAAGATAGACTCCCCTTATTTTATAGGTTCAAGAAAGAATTACTGGTTTAAATTAAAGAAGGTATATACTTTAGATCTTGTTATTCTGGAGGCAGAGTGGGGACATGGAAGAAGAAAAAACTGGCTTTCTGATTTTTTACTTGGATGCCTTAGTAGAGATGGTAAAAAATTTTTACCACTTGGAAAAACCTTTAAAGGTCTATCAGATAGTGAATTCGAAGAGATAACAAAAATTTTACTTACCAAAAAAATAGAGGAAAAGGAAAATGGTATAGTTGTTAAACCTGAACTTGTTGTGGAAGTGGATTTTTCAGAAATAGTTAGATCACCTTTTTATGAAAGTGGATATGCCCTAAGATTTGCAAGAATAAGAAGAATAAGAAGTGATAAAGATGTAAATGATATAGCGAAAATTGATGATATTGAAAGTATTTTTAAAGAATTCAGGAGGAAAAAAGGAGATCTAGTTTAAGACAGCTCTCTTACATTTAACTTTTATCTCGTGCTCTCTCATTTTTCTACCTGTTAATTTGCATAGATGTTTTTTATCAGAGTCTGGGAACGCATCTTTTATAAAGTTTTTGCAGTTTATACACATAGGCGAAATTTTTATTATTCTCTTATCCTGTAATTCAGTAATTATTTTAATTAGTATCTTAAAAATTTCTATTTTTTCTTCCTTTGTTAAGTTTTTTAAACTTTTTAAAATTTCCTTTCGATAGTGTAGAAGAATTTTTCTTAAGAGAGCCCTCCCCTTTTCAGTTAAACTTAAAAATTTATACCTTCTATCACCTAGATCTTTTTCCTCAACTATTATATTTTTTTCAATTAAAACTCTAAGAGAATCTGATAAGGTTGCCCTTTTAACTCCAAGCTCCTCCGATATTATTGAAGGTAACCTTCTCTCCTTTTGATTTTCCGAAATAAAAAGTATTACTTGAATACCAAGTGGCGAAATATCTATGTCCTTAGAAGTATCCCAAAGTAAAGACTTGTAGAGATTAACTAACTTCTCAAAAACATATATTATTTTTACATCAATGCTATTCATATTAAACAAAACTTACAACTTTTATTGTAAGGACTTCTAATTATTTATATTATAAACTAAGATGAGTCTTCCTCAAAAAGTTTAATTATTTCGTCTTTTCTGAAACTTCTTTGAAACTCCCTTTTTATAGTACCATTTTTTAAAAACAAAATCCTATCAGAAATCTCAATTGCAAAATCTACATCATGAGTTGCAATCACTATTGTTCCTTTTAAATCCTTTATTAACTTCATAAACTTTCTCCTTGCTAAGGGTGAAAGCCCAAGAGTAGGCTCATCCAAAAGAAATATTTCAGGCTCATAAGAAAGTAAACTGGCAAGAGATACCCTCTTTTTTTCACCATATGAAAGATGATGGGATACCTTATTTTCAAAATCTTTTAGCCCAACCCTGTTTAAGGAATTTCTAACTATCTCATCTAAGTTTCCCTTTATTTTGTAATTCTTTGCACCAAAAGCTACATCATCGTAAACTCTTGGCATAAAAAGTGAATCATCTGGATTTTCAAATAAAAAACCAATCTTTCTTCTTAAACTTTCCTTAAAATCTTCACCATCAATTAAAACTTTTCCCCTAAATTTTAAAAGTCCACAGATACATAAAAGTAAAGTAGTTTTACCAGACCCGTTTTCTCCTATTATACTTATCCTCTCATTTTCAAAAATCTTTAAGTTTATATCTTTAAGCACATCCTCCTTTTCTTCATAAGAAAAACTCAAGTTTATAGTCTCTATCTTAACTTTTCTATACTCCATCCCCTTGAAATCATCGCCTTTAATACTTTCTCCGATCTTTCATAAGATCTCAAGAACAAAAAACCAGATAGTATAAGATAGCTTTTAAAGTCAGGCCTTTTCCCCTTTGAAACCATTGATCTTTTCATTCTTAAAAACTCATCTTCCAGTATAAAAAAGTAGCGATACAGAAAGGATAAAATAAGAGAAATCAATTTTCCGTGTGGGGCCCTTTCAAGAAGTTTTATAAATTCCTCAATTTTAGTAACTGATAGAAAAAAAATTATACTAAAAACAGAAAGTATTGACCTTACTATGGCAAAAAAAAATTGTGTTAAACTTTTATTGCTCAAAAGTGAGAGAAAAAAAATAACCATCAAAAATGGCGTGATTAACATAACTCTCTTTAAAAGATAAAGAGGAGGAACCTTTGATATGAAAAGGAAGGTTAATAGGATCAGAAAAATGACAAGATAAAAATATAAATTAGGAGGAAAAGCAATCAAGATGGAAAGTAAAAATATTAGGACTAAAAGTTTAATACGAGCGGGAAGGTTCTGCAAAAAACCTTTTTCATAAGCAAATTGATCAATAAATTTGTGTTTCATATCTTTTCGATTTCTAAAAGTTTAGGCTTTAACTTTTTTATAAAATTAAAGAGAAAAACTGTAAAAATCCCTTCAAGCGAACCAGAGATTGCATGAGAAAAGATAATTATAAAGGCACTTTTTTGAAAAGAAATTTTCCCCGAAAAGTGAAGTTCTAACGCTACAAGTAAACTTCCAATGAGAATAGTTAAGAGTGCCACAAAAAATATAACAACATTTTCAAATTTAAGTAAAATTCTTGTTAAAAATTTATAAAGGTAAAAGCCTAAGATACAACCTAAAAAGGCAATGTTTAGTGCATTTGCACCGAGTGTAAGGATTCCTCCGTGAGAAAGTAGTAGAGCCTGAAGTAATAGAGATAAAAAATTTATAAAAAATGCTGAAAATGGACCAAGAATAAGAGAGATAAAGAAACTTCCCTGTAGGTGAACCGAAGTTCCAAAGGGTAAGGGAAAACTTATGCTACTTAATAAAAAAACATAGGCCGCTGAAAGACCTAAAAGGGGTACCTTTTCCGCCTCTATTTTTTTTAATATTTTTTTTCCAGAATAAAAAAAAGTTAAATAGGAAACTGCACTCGTAACAGCAAGTGTCTTTGCATCTAAAAAACCATCAGGAATGTGCATTCTTCAGTTTTCTATAGGCAA is a window of Candidatus Hydrothermales bacterium DNA encoding:
- a CDS encoding GldG family protein; the encoded protein is MKKNKLYLACGVLALLNIFLLNIFLKNFVYRIDLSQKKIYTLHPVSKEVLRSLKDYLNIEVYMSSKLPAEMNPHKQDLFDLLEEYRNYSRGLLKYAVYYPDKNKDIELKVRRIGIPEITFNVVEKDQVKVVNGNFGLAIFYRDKKEIIPVITETENLEYDLTSKILKLIEAENIKTVGLLFLGQKQENYSLVRRELEKIFNIRILSLIGKIPDDVSVLLVFGNKKLTPKELYNLDQFIIRGGKVIFFLQPVEIDYEKFIAKPLFEKDLEFLKNYGIYLKPNIVKDPTIPFIPIMTGQRIVYVPYHYFVKIMPKGVKHHFARDLTQLVLFWPSAIDTLENKDKKFKYTTK
- a CDS encoding ABC transporter permease subunit, which gives rise to MRGIKAIFVKEFLTYFNSTIGYLWLVVFIGLNFWLFFRGFFLMPEADLRPMFSMFPVLFIIFIPAITMRLWAEEKKLGTLEILFSLPLRTEEIILGKFLAAVSFFGISLLLTLPLPIVLSFLGNLDWGSVISGYIGSFLLGSTLISLGMFLSGFTRNQIVAFILAASLSFLLYIIGEEIIISFLTGFWAELFSTLSIKTHFESIARGVIDLRDVIYYLSFIVFFLYANYLHLEVAR
- a CDS encoding ATP-dependent DNA ligase, translating into MKLKEVVILSKRLSEISSIKEKINLLLDFFSKLKKEEFKIAISLLIGKAPYGKLQLGLKSLSNFFSLKEGEDSVELLEIDNILKELSKIKGAGSQRRKLNIVYNLFRKLSQIEREFFLLFIIGEVRQGVSKGILKKAISKFLNIKEEEIDEISLRRGDFLDMVDNLLSLEFETLKEFSFQVFKPFLSMLGVIIHTLEDLPKGSYAVEYKVDGIRIQVHKKGNDVRIFSRNLRDITTNLLEIKEIIKNWNGDFVLDGEAVVFDRENRIIPFQDIISIVARKKREKVSSIKPIFFDIVYKDGEQLFKYKNSERWKILKETVPEDFLIKRIETDKKEEIERFFHQSIEEGNEGIMIKKIDSPYFIGSRKNYWFKLKKVYTLDLVILEAEWGHGRRKNWLSDFLLGCLSRDGKKFLPLGKTFKGLSDSEFEEITKILLTKKIEEKENGIVVKPELVVEVDFSEIVRSPFYESGYALRFARIRRIRSDKDVNDIAKIDDIESIFKEFRRKKGDLV
- a CDS encoding MarR family winged helix-turn-helix transcriptional regulator — translated: MNSIDVKIIYVFEKLVNLYKSLLWDTSKDIDISPLGIQVILFISENQKERRLPSIISEELGVKRATLSDSLRVLIEKNIIVEEKDLGDRRYKFLSLTEKGRALLRKILLHYRKEILKSLKNLTKEEKIEIFKILIKIITELQDKRIIKISPMCINCKNFIKDAFPDSDKKHLCKLTGRKMREHEIKVKCKRAVLN
- the speE gene encoding polyamine aminopropyltransferase is translated as MYFSEKQSRGTEFKIKIQKVLFRKKTKYQLVEIFESLDWGKVLAIDSLFMVTEKDEFFYHESLVHPLLSTIKEPSEVLIIGGGDGGALKEVLKHPVKKIIQVEIDEEVFKACRDFFPWAKKAYKDKRVNLIFEDARDFVKKTKKKFDVIILDTSDPVGPAKVFYTEEFYDNLKKILKRNGGISLQAESPIFHLKIIKRLYNILKKKFKSVFPYLSPMPTYPGGLWLYFLVFKTKRSNLKPIRIPKETKYYNRDIHEGCFKIPEFLKKHLKIL
- a CDS encoding DUF4340 domain-containing protein translates to MIEKHLKFLGVTFIILLILTVITESPAFKRGRLPKEIEVSGVFKEENIAKITFKRGEEKLELKKLDGTWVVMEENHPRTADKEMIVRLIENLSSLKGKVYGKSESEYPYYNVDDKNGIFLSLFDKDNRKIFEIIVGKHGADFSTNFVRFPGKKEVLLVEKPIQSHIYSLHPSSWRNRKITEFKYEDAQRVEYSDKEQRFMLYKEGEKWIIDSPDLNADQSKIQNYVRMLSSVFSLGYIDTLNIEEYGGKEPFLSILVTLRNGGKQGFKVIEKIDNDRYLVKKEGDNYTLYTLSTHFVEVSLKKDKNWFLLEEVKKQE
- a CDS encoding energy-coupling factor ABC transporter permease; the encoded protein is MHIPDGFLDAKTLAVTSAVSYLTFFYSGKKILKKIEAEKVPLLGLSAAYVFLLSSISFPLPFGTSVHLQGSFFISLILGPFSAFFINFLSLLLQALLLSHGGILTLGANALNIAFLGCILGFYLYKFLTRILLKFENVVIFFVALLTILIGSLLVALELHFSGKISFQKSAFIIIFSHAISGSLEGIFTVFLFNFIKKLKPKLLEIEKI
- a CDS encoding ABC transporter ATP-binding protein: MEYRKVKIETINLSFSYEEKEDVLKDINLKIFENERISIIGENGSGKTTLLLCICGLLKFRGKVLIDGEDFKESLRRKIGFLFENPDDSLFMPRVYDDVAFGAKNYKIKGNLDEIVRNSLNRVGLKDFENKVSHHLSYGEKKRVSLASLLSYEPEIFLLDEPTLGLSPLARRKFMKLIKDLKGTIVIATHDVDFAIEISDRILFLKNGTIKREFQRSFRKDEIIKLFEEDSS
- a CDS encoding ATP-binding cassette domain-containing protein, which translates into the protein MIEVINLYKYYGDEPAIQGISFNVEKGEILGFLGPNGAGKTTTLRIITGYLYPTKGEVIIDGKKLHEDPLYCKRKLGYLPEDNPLYTDLTPREYLSFCADARGIKDKKKRLEEVMEKTQIKEVWEKPIGELSKGYRQRVGIAQALLHDPDALIMDEPTTGLDPVQIIEIRNLIKELSKEKTILLSTHILPEVEMLASRVIIIHKGIIRAEGKPYELSRKFKSKEINFVLKGDEREIREKISKLDFIASYEIERKEDGIHGKFIPKDDGDAKEKFAKFAYENRFLILELYSKSLGLEEIFVELTKEEKSERD
- a CDS encoding CbiQ family ECF transporter T component encodes the protein MKHKFIDQFAYEKGFLQNLPARIKLLVLIFLLSILIAFPPNLYFYLVIFLILLTFLFISKVPPLYLLKRVMLITPFLMVIFFLSLLSNKSLTQFFFAIVRSILSVFSIIFFLSVTKIEEFIKLLERAPHGKLISLILSFLYRYFFILEDEFLRMKRSMVSKGKRPDFKSYLILSGFLFLRSYERSEKVLKAMISRGWSIEKLR
- a CDS encoding bifunctional nuclease family protein, whose product is MKFFLYFFIFVKFVEVEVFEVIPQGGGGYTLVLRKVNSESLLFISIGENEGLSIIRALNKVNLKRPLTYDLMKNIIYKLGAKVEKVTIDKFEKDTYFASIHLRQGNRKIVVDARPSDAINLAIREKVKIYVNEKVFEKMKIDLEKKEEKEGIRL